One Methylorubrum extorquens genomic window, GGCCCAGCCGGCGCGGACGCGCCCACGATGGGGGCGGCTTCTCACATGCTGCGGCGCCCGCGACAACCTCGCAAATGCCGACGCGGTTGTCCCCGCGCCGAACGGATTTCGCGCGCAAACCCGGCGATCGGAGAGAGCGGCCGACGAACGAAATCCTGACGCAAACTTCGCCGGGGGCTTGCGGCCTCCGGCACAGGAATGCAAAACCACCCGGCTCCCTTCGCGGAGCCGGTCCGAGCCACTGCCCCCGAACCCGCATTCCGGATTTCGAGGCATCGAGGCTCCACCAGGGGCGCCCGCGCCTTTCGGACGTGACCGTCTTTCGCCCCGCCTTGAGGCGGGGATGCCCGAAGAAGCGACGGTGAGGAAGCATGGCAGCCTGGGTGAAGGGAGGCGCAGCGGATGGTGACGCTGCGGTCGAGGCCGCGGCCGACCTGCTCGCCGCCTCACGCGTGCCGGTGCTGGCGGGCCTGAGCGCCGAGGTTTCGGCGCTGCGCGCCGCCTACCGGCTCGCCGAAACCCTCGGCGCCTCGCTCGATCCCGTCTCCGGCCCCAGCGTCTACGCCGAACTCGGCGCGCTGAGCGCGGGTGGTGCGATGAGCACGACACGGGCCGAGACGATCGGCCGGGCGGACGTGGTCCTGATCGTCGGCAACCGGCCCTGGGACGGTGAGCTGGTCGCCGAGATCGCCGCCGCGGCCCCGCGCCGCGGACGCGCGGCGGGCACCGAGCGGGCTCTGCTCTCGCTCGGCGGTCCTCAGAACGGTGCGATCCGCCACGTCGCTTATGCGGCGGATGCCGGTGGCCTCGCCATCTCGCTCGGGCACCTGCGCGCCTTCGCCAAGGGACATCTCGCCGGTGAGGCCGCCTTTGCCGACCTCGCCAAGCGCCTGTTCGCGGCCCAGTACGGCGTCGTCGTTTACGACCCGGAGGAGGTCGGCGAACTCGGCACGGAAATGCTCCAAGGGCTGATCCGCGACCTCAACGAATCCACCCGCTTCTTCGCGCTGTCGCTGGCCGACCCGTTCCAGGGCCGCGCGGCGGTGCAGCTCTCCGCCTGGACCACGGGACAGGCGCCGCGGGTCGGCTTCGGCCGGCACCAGCCCGAGCACGATTCCTGGCGCTTCGACAGCGCCCGCCAGATCGCCGCGGGCGAGGCCGATGCCGTGCTGTGGCTCGCCTCGCTTCCCGCCCCACGCCCCACCTGGCTCGGGAGCCTGCCGACCATCGCCATCGTCGGCGAGGGCTCTCAGGAGGCTGCGGGCGAGACGGCGGAGGTCGTCATCACCGTGGGCGTGCCCGGCCAGAGCGTCGGCGGCGCCCTCTGGAACGAGCGGCGCGGCGCCATCGCCTACGCCGAGGCCAGCGATCCATCGAAGACCCAGGCTGAAACGGAGACAGCGGCCGGCGTGCTCACCCGCATCCGCGACCGCCTCATCGAGAAGGGTGTCTCATGCTGACCCGTATCCACGGTGGACGGGTGGTCGATCCCACGGCCGGGCGCGACGCCATCGGCGACGTCTGGATCGAGGACGGCCGCGTCGTCGCCCCGAGCGAGCGCGCCCCCGACCAGACCATCGATGCCACGGGCTGCGTGGTGATGGCCGGCGGCGTCGAGGTCCACTCGCACATCGCCGGCGGCAACGTGGTGATGAGCCGCCTGCTGCTGCCTGACCTCTACGTCAGCGAGTCCGCCCCCAACGGCCATCCCTTCGCCCATGCCGGCGGCTCGGGAAGCTGGATCGGCGCCAACTACGCGCGGATGGGCTACACCACCGCGGTCGAACCGGCACTGCCGCCCTCGAACGCGCTCGCGACCCATCTCGAACTCGCCGACATCCCGCTGCTCGACCGCGGCGGTCTGGCCGTGCTCGGCAACGACGACCACCTCCTTCAGCTCCTGCGCGACGGCGAGGGCAAGCAGGCTGTGCGCGATCTCGTGCAGCAGACGCTGGCCCATTCGCGGGGCTTGGGCGTCAAGTGCATCAACGCGGGCGGCGCCTCGGCCTTCAAGGACGGCGTCTTGAAGCTCAGCCTTGATGACGAGATCCCCTGCTACGGGCTCTCGACGCGCAAGATCATGTCGGCCCTGCTCGACGCGGTGGAAGAGATCGGCGTGCCGCACCCGCTGCACGTCCACTGCAACAATCTGGGGCTCCCCGGTGCCGACGACTCCCTCGTCGCGACGCTGGAGGCGGCGGAAGGCCGGCGCATCCACTTCGCCCACGCCCAGTTCTACGCCTACGGCGTGGTCGATCCCGAGAACCCGATGACCGGCGGCTTCCGCTCGGCGGCGGAACGCATCAACGCGGCGATGGAGGAGCACCCCAACGCGACCTACGATGTGGGTCAGGTGGTGTTCGGCCAGACGGTGACGATCTCGCTCGACATCCTGCGCCAGTTCGGCGGCCGCAAGGGCGCCAAGCCGAAGAAGTGGGTGATCCAGGCCGGCGACGCCGAGGGCGGCGGCGTGGTGCCGTTCCTCTACCGGCCCCGCGGCCCGGTCTCGTCGCTGCAATGGGCGATCGGCCTGGAATTGATGCTGCTCTCCTCGAACCCCGAGCGCACCATCCTGACGACCGACCATCCGAACGGCGGCGTCTTCACCGAATACCCGCGCATCATCCACCTGCTGATGGATGCAGAGGAGCGCGCCAAGGAAATCGCGACGCTGCCGGCGATCGTCGGCGAGCGCTCCGGCCTGCCCAAGATCGAGCGCGAGTACAGCTTCAGCGAGATCGCCCAGCTTACCCGCTCCGGCCCGGCCAAGCTCCTCGGCCTGACCGACCGCGGCCACCTGCGCGAGGGTGCCAAGGCCGACGTCGCGATCTACCGAGACGACAAGGACCGCACCGCGATGTTCTCGCACGCCAAGCTGGTGCTCAAGGACGGCCAGCCGATCGTCGAGGACGGCGAGGTCGTGGCGTGGTTCTCAGGAAAAACGCTCAGCCTCGACGTCGAGGCCGATGCGGGCATGGAGAAGCGCGCCGAGAGCTACCTGCAGGACCGCTTCGGCGCCGGGCTCGACACCTTCGCGGTGCCGGACGCCGCCTTCCCGGAGAACACCGGGACGTTCGAAGACGTGGCGTGCCGGGCCTGATGTCGAGGGTGATGGAATCGAATCGATGAGCGACTTCACCCTCAACGGCATCAAGGTCGAGGACACCTTCGCCGAAGCCTTCGACGTCGCGGGCACCGCGATCATCGTCACCAACGACACGCCGAAATGGGCGATGATCGCGGCGACGGTGATGACGGGCTTCGCCACCTCGGTGATCGGCTGCGGCGCCGAGGCCGGCATCGACGCCGAACTCTCCCCCGAGGAGACGCCGGACGGGCGCCCGGGCGTGCGGATCCTGCTGTTCGGCTTCGAGCCGAACGGACTGAAGGATCAGCTCCTCAAGCGCGTCGGTCAGTGCATCCTCACCTGCCCCGGCACCGCGTGCTTCGCGGGCGTCGAAGGCCCGACCAAGATCAAGCTTGGCGGCGCGATCCGCTATTTCGGTGACGGCTTCGCGGTCGCCAAGCGTCTTCCGGACCATGAGGGCAAGATGCGTCGCTACTGGCGCATCCCCGTGATGGACGGCGAATTCCTGTGCGAGGATTCGGTGCGCGCGGTCGACGGCGCGGTCGGCGGCGGCAACCTGCTGTTCCTCGGCCGCAAGCACGCCGACACGCTGGTCGTCGCCGAGATCGCCGTCGAGGCGGCGAAAGCCATCCCCGGCGCGATCCTGCCCTTCCCCGGTGGCATCGTCCGCTCCGGCTCGAAGGTCGGCGGGCGCACCAAGGGCATGATGGCTTCGACCAACGACGCCTATTGCCCGACGCTCAAGGGCCGGGCCGGCTCGGCGCTGCCGCCCGAATGCGGCGTGGTGCTGGAGATCGTCATCGACGCGCTGACCTCGCAAGGTGTCTCCGACTCGATGCGCGCGGCGCTCCACGCCGCCACCGAGATCGGCGCCAAGCACGGGCTCGTGGCCGTCACCGCCGGCAATTATGGCGGCAATCTCGGCCGGCATCACTACCACCTCCGCGACCTGTTGGAGAAACCCGCCGCATGAGCACGCTGAGACTGCGCGGTGATCTGCCGGAGCGGGTCGACCTTCTCAACATCACCCCCCTCGCCCTGAGCGGTCTATCCGAGGCCGAGGCGGGCAAGCTCGCCATCGGCACGAGCCGCCGCGGCCTGACCCTCGGCGACGTGTTCGAGATCAGCCTCGACGGCTCCGACCGCCTCGTGATCGAGGGCGGTTCGTCCCGGCTTGACCGGGTGGGTGCGGCGCTCTCGCAAGGCGAGATCCGGGTCGAGGGCGATGTCGGCCAGCGCCTCGGCGAAGGCATGGCGGCGGGCACGCTCACGGTGACAGGCTCGGCCGGCCCCTATGCCGCCACCGGCGCCACCGGCGGCACGATCACGATTCAAGGCGATGCCGGCGACCACGCGGGCGGCGCGGTCTACGCAGCCAAGGCCGGGCTCGACGGCGCGACGCTCGTCATCGAGGGCCGGGCGGGCGATCATCTCGGCGACCGCATGCGCCGCGGCATGATCCTGGCCGGCTCGGCCGGTGCTTACGCCGGCTCACGCATGATCGCCGGCACCATCATCGTCTCCGGCGCGATCGGCGACCATCCGGGCTACGGCATGCGCCGCGGAACCCTGATTGCCGGCAGCCACGGGGCGCTGCTGCCGACTTTCGTCGAGACCGGCACGCCGGATCTGGTCTTCGTCCGGCTGCTGGCCCAGAGCCTCAAGCGTCTCGGCGCGGCGCAGGCCGGCCTTCTCGGCGGCACGCTGCGGCGCTACTCGGGCGATCTCGCGACGCTCGGCAAGGGCGAACTGTTCGTGCCGGCTTAGGTCCGCACGATTTTTCCGAAAGCCGCCGGCAAGTCGCAGAAAAATGACTTGCCGGCCTGCCGGATTCTCCCACCTTGCCTTGAACCGAGGCGCGGGACACCGATCCGGTCGAGCCGACCGCGCCCCCTCCGAACCGAGGCCGCGCGCATGTTCCTGCTCCTCTCCGTCTGCCTGATCGCCCAGCCAGCGAAGTGCCACGACGAGCGGATCAACCTGAACTACGACAATCCGAACCCCTTCCTGTGTCTGCGCAACTCGCAGAGCACGCTCGCGGCGTGGCAGGAGGAACATCCGGACTATCATGTGAAGAGTTGGCGCTGCGCCCCCAGGGCGAGCCTGCCGAACGATCTGTAGGACCGATCTGCGAACGGACCGGGAAAAGCCGGCAATGCAAGCCGGCTTGAGACCCCGCCCCGGCAGTGACATGGTCCGCCCGCCGCAGCCGCGGCGGAGAGGGAGACCATGCGTTCGCTGAGAGTCCGGTTCGCCCTCCTGCTCGGCGGCACGGCGTTGATCGCCCTGCTGGCGGCGGCCGGCGTGCTGTGGTCGATCCGGCTGACCGAGAACGTCATCGAGCGCACCCTCGCCGCCCAGCACCGGCTTGAGCTTCTGGCGGAACTGTCGGGGCGGCTGGCGCAGTATGGCTTTGCCGCCATCGACAGCGTCGGCAACCCGGACGCGCCGCCCGAGGCCCTGTCGGTGACCCGCGACCGGGTCGATCAGGCGCTCAACCATGTCGATGACGCCATCGGCAACGGCATGGCGACCAGCGCCAACCTGGAAGACCGGATCCAGTACGTCGCCCGCACCCGGCCGCTCGCCAATGTGCGCGCGGCCCGCGCGATGCTCGACCGTCAGGTCACCCTGGTGCGGCGCGAGACCGATCCCGACCGGCGCAAGACGGCGATGCAAGGCGCGCTCAACGCCTTCGGCGCGATGACGGGACCGCCGCTCTCCCTGCTGATCGAGGCGGAGCGGCGCAGCATGACTGCCGGTTCCGCGGCGGCCCGGACCCTTTCGCAGCGGCTCACCGCCGCCGCGCTCGCCGCGACGGTGCTGGCGCTCGCCTTCGTTGGGGTGCTCTACCGCTCGGTTACGCGGCCGACCCTGGCGCGGATCGAGGAGATCCGCCGGGCGGCCGGCGCCGTCGGCAGCGGCGCGCTCGAGACCCGGCTTTCGGTCGAGACCCGCGACGAACTCGGGCTTCTGGTCGCGAACTTCAACCGCATGGCCGCGCGGCTCGCCCGCCGCGAGGGCCGGCTTGCCGCCGACCGGGCCGCTCTGGAGGACACGGTGGAGGCCCGCACCGCCGACCTGCGCGCGGCCAACGAGCGGCTGGAGATGGTGGACCGCTCCCGGCGCCGCTTCTTCGCCGATGTCAGCCACGAACTGCGCACGCCGCTCACCGTGATCCTGGGCGAATGCGACCTCGCCCAGCGGACAGCGGAGCGCGCCGCAGGCCGAACCATCGATCACGGTCCCGTCTTTGCCACCATTCGCAAGCGGGCGCAGCGCCTCAAGCGGCGGGTCGAGGATCTGCTTCGCGTGGCCCGCTCCGAGTCCGGCCAGATCGAACTCGACCGGCGCGCCGTGAGCGCTGTCGAGGTGCTGACCGATGCCGTCGACAGCGCCGGCTCGGAGGCCGCGCGCCGCCGGGTCGAGCTGGTGCTGGAACCGGGCGACCACGACATCGAGATCGCCGCCGATCCGGAATGGCTCCGCCAGGTTGTCGAGAGCCTGATCGACAACGCCCTGCGCCACGCCACCGGCCTGACCCGTATCACCGTCTCGCTGAGCGAGCACGGCACGCCGCAGGGCAGCCGGGCGCTCGTCACCATCGACGACGACGGCCCCGGCTTCCCCGCGGGCGGGGACGGGCTGTTCGAGCGCTTCCGCCGCGAGGCCCGATCGGGAGAAGCGGGATTCGGCATAGGTTTAGCTCTGGCGCGATGGGTCGTTGAGCGCCATGATGGCGCGATCAGCCTCGGCGGAGCCGAACACGGCGGCGCCCGGGTGGTCATCGACCTGCCCTCGCTCGACGATGGCGTCGCACCGGAATTCCACGGGGCAGGACACGAGAGGATCGGCGCCGCATGACGACGCGCGTATTGATCGTTGAGGATGACATCGACATCCGCGGCATTCTGGCTCGCGGCCTGGAGGCGGAAGGGTTTTCCGTCGGCGTCGCAGGCCGGGTCGAGGATGCGCTGAGTGCCGCCCGCGACGACGCGCCGGAGGCGGTGGTGCTCGACATCACTCTGCCCGACGGCTCCGGCCACGACGTCTGCCGTTCTTTGCGCGAGGGCGGCTATCCCGGCGCGATCCTCTTCCTGAGCGCCCGCGACGAGGTCCGCGACCGGGCCGAGGGGCTGGCGCTCGGCGCCGACGACTACATCGTCAAGCCGTTCGTGTTCGATGAGTTGCTGGCCCGGCTCCAGGTCCACCTGCTGCGCCGCCGCGAGGCGGACACCCCGCGCACCGTTTTTACCGCCGGCCGCCTGACCCTCGACGTGAACATTCGTCAGGTCAGCTTCGGCGAGGCCTCGGCCCGACTCACCCCGCGGGAGGCGGAGCTGCTCGCTCTGCTGATGCAGGAGGTGAACCGGCCGATCTCCCGCGGCGAGATTTTCGACCGGCTCTGGGCGAGCCAGGGCGGGCTCTCCCTCAACGTGGTCGATGTCTATGTCGGCTACCTGCGCTCGAAGCTCTCGGACTTCGTGCGGCTGGGCGGTCCGGTGATCGTCACCGTGCGCGGCAAGGGCTTCATGCTCGATCTGCGCGGCCAGGATTTCCGCCACTGACCCTCGCGGCATTTTGCTCCGGCCGTCCTCTTTTCCCCTAAAGTCCACCCGCGTGTTTCACGCAAACTTGGCCTGAACCTGGGAAGAAACGGCAAGCTGGCTCTTGCAGGCGGGGCCGGAATTGGCGATATACCTCCGGCGTGCGAAAACGAGTGCGTCGCCAGTATCTTACGATCCTCTTAATCAGGAGATCGAGAGGTTCCGGCGTTCCATAAAGTCGAGGAGAGACACCATGAAGTGGGCTGCCCCCATCGTTTCCGAGATCTGCGTCGGCATGGAAGTCACGAGCTACGAGTCGGCCGAGATCGACACCTTCAACTAAGGTGATTTGAGCCGGGTTGGGGTTGCAGGCATCAGCGGGTTTTCACCATGCATGTCGTGATCCTGGGCTCGGCTGCGGGCGGCGGCGTTCCTCAATGGAATTGCCGCTGCTCCATCTGTTCCCTGGCCTGGGCGGGCGATTCCCGCGTCAGGCCGCGCACGCAGTCGAGCCTTGCGGTTTCCCCCGATGGGGAACGCTGGCTCCTGCTGAACGCCTCCCCCGACATCCGCCAGCAGATCCAGGCCAATCCGCAGATGCATCCGCGCGAGGGCCTGCGCCACTCGCCGATCCACGCGGTGTTGCTGACCAATGGCGATGTCGATCACGTGGCGGGCCTGCTGACCCTGCGTGAAGGCCAGCCCTTCACGCTCTACGCCACGCCCGGCATCCTGGCCTCCGTCTCCGACAACCGCGTCTTCGACGTGATGGCCGCCGAGGTGGTGAAACGGCAGACGATCGCCCTCAACGAGACCTTCGAGCCGGTGCCCGGCCTGTCGGTGACGCTGTTCTCCGTCCCCGGCAAGGTGCCGCTCTGGCTGGAAGACGCCTCGATGGAGATCGGGGCGGAGACCGAGACCACGGTCGGCACGATGATCGAGGCCGGGGGCAAGCGCCTCGCCTACATCCCGGGCTGCGCTCGGGTGACGGCGGATCTGAAAGCCCGCATCGCGGGCGCCGACGCGCTCCTGTTCGACGGCACGGTGCTGGAGGACGACGACATGATCCGCGCCGGCGTCGGCACCAAGACCGGCTGGCGGATGGGCCATATCCAGATGAACGGCGAGACCGGCTCGATCGCTACCCTCGCCGATATCGAGATCGGCCGGCGGGTCTTCGTTCACATCAACAACACCAATCCGGTCCTGGTCGAGGATTCGCCCGAGCGCGCGAGCGTCGAAGAGCTCGGCTGGACGGTCGCCCATGACGGCCTGACCCTCGATCTCTGATCGGGCAGGCCTCGCAGGAAGGGTCCGGCCTGGAAATTTAGTGCCGGACTGAATATGTTTTGCACGATGCAATCGTGCGGCAGCGGCCCTGCTCCGACCGGCAACGGGCCCCATTTAAAAACAACTCCAGGAAACGTCACTCGAAGCTCGGGGGAAACCGAACGCCATGACCGCCCAATTCCCGCCGCCCGTCCCGGACGCCGAGCAACGCCTGCTGAGCCACGAGGAGCTTGAGGCGGCACTCCGCGACATCGGTGCGCGGCGCTACCACAACCTCCACCCGTTCCACCGGCTGCTGCACGACGGCAAGCTCTCGAAGGATCAGGTCCGGGCCTGGGCGCTCAACCGCTACTATTATCAGGCGATGATCCCGGTGAAGGACGCGGCGCTTCTCGCCCGCCTGCCGGACGCGCAGCTTCGCCGGATCTGGCGCCAGCGCATCGTCGATCACGACGGCGACCACGAGGGCGACGGCGGCATCGAGCGCTGGCTCAAGCTTGCCGAAGGCGTGGGTTTCACGCGCGATTACGTGCTCTCGACCAAAGGCATCCTCTCGGCGACCCGCTTCTCGGTCGATGCCTATGTCCACTTCGTCTCCGAGCGCAGCCTGCTCGAAGCGATCGCCTCCTCGCTGACCGAGATGTTCTCGCCGACGATCATCTCCGAGCGCGTCGCCGGGATGCTGAAGAACTACGACTTCATCACCAAGGACACGCTGGCCTATTTCGACAAGCGCCTGACCCAGGCCCCGCGCGACGCCGATTTCGCCCTCGATTACGTCAAGCGGCACGCCACCACGCCGGAGATGCAGCGGGCGGCGATGGAGGCGCTGACCTTCAAGTGCAACGTGCTCTGGACGCAGCTCGACGCACTCTACTTCGCCTACGTCGCCCCCGGCCTGGTGCCGCCCGATGCGTGGCAGCCAGGCGAGGGCCTCGTCGCCGAGGCAAGCCCCGCCGCGGCGACGGCTCAGCCCGCGGCCTTCTCGGGCAGCGACGTGCCGCGCCTGCCCCGCGGCGTGCGCCTGCGCTTCGACGAGGTCCGCAACAAGCACGTGCTGCTCGCCCCCGAGCGCACCTTCGACCTCGACGACAACGCCGTCGCGGTCCTCAAGCTCGTCGATGGCCAGAACACGGTTTCGCAGATCGCCCGAATTCTGGGCCAGACCTACGACGCCGATCCGGCCATCATCGAAGCCGACATCCTCCCGATGCTGGCTGGCCTCGCGCAAAAAAGGGTTCTGGAGCGATGAATGCACCGACCCCCGCCCCCTCCCCCGTGGACGTCATTCCGGCGCCGGTGGGTCTGCTCGCCGAGCTGACTCACCGCTGCCCCCTGCGCTGCCCGTACTGCTCGAACCCGCTGGAGCTCGACCGGCGCTCGGCCGAGCTGGATACGCAGACGTGGCTGCGGGTGTTGACGGAGGCGGCGGGTCTCGGCGTGCTGCACGTCCACCTTTCGGGCGGCGAACCGACCGCCCGCCCCGACATCGTCGAGATCACGGCCAAATGCGCCGAACTCGGCCTGTACTCGAACCTGATCACCTCCGGCGTCGGCGGTGCACTGGCCAAGCTCGACGCGCTCTACGACGTCGGCCTCGACCACGTGCAGCTCTCCGTACAAGGGGTGGACGCTGCCAACGCGGAAAAGATCGGCGGCCTCAAGAACGCGCAGCCGCAGAAGATGCAGTTTGCCGCCCGCGTCACCGAACTCGGCCTGCCGCTGACGCTGAACTCGGTGATCCACCGCGGCAACATCCACGAGGTACCGGGCTTCATCGACCTCGCGGTCAAGCTCGGCGCCAAGCGGCTGGAGGTGGCCCATACCCAGTATTACGGGTGGGCCTACGTGAACCGCGCCGCGCTGATGCCGGATAAGAGCCAAGTCGATGAATCGATCCGCATCGTCGAGGCCGCGCGCGAGCGCCTGAAGGGTCAGCTCGTCATCGACCTCGTGGTGCCCGACTACTACGCCAAGTACCCCAAGGCATGCGCCGGCGGCTGGGGCCGCAAGCTCATGAACGTGACGCCGCAGGGCAAGGTGCTGCCCTGCCACGCCGCCGAGACCATTCCGGGCCTCGAATTCTGGTACGTCGGCGACCACTCGCTCGGCGACATCTGGACGCAATCACCGGCCTTCGCCGCCTATCGCGGCACAGGCTGGATGAAGGAGCCCTGCCGCTCTTGCGACCGGCGCGAGAAGGATTGGGGCGGGTGCCGCTGCCAAGCGCTGGCGCTCACGGGCGATGCCGCCAACACCGATCCGGCCTGCTCCCTTTCGCCGCTGCACGGGAAAATGCGCGATCTTGCCAAGGAAGAGGCTGCCGAGACACCACCCGATTATATATACCGCAGCATCGGGACGAATGTGCAAAACCCGTTGAGCGAAAAGGCACCCCTTTGAGACGATCCTTTCTGGCGGTCGCCCTCTCGGCCGCCCTCGTGACCACCCCCTCCGCCTGGGCAGCCTCCGACCCTGCCCCGGCGGCGCCTCGCGATACGGCGGCCGAAGGTTCGACAAACAGAGATCCGGCAACCAAGGGCACCGCACCGGACGCCAGCGACCTGCTGTTCGAGCAGCCGCAGATGAAGAACACCGCGCCCGGCAGCACCCTGACTTACGATTATGCGCGCCGCAGCGGCATCGAACGTGGACCCTACGGGCCGCCGCTCAGCGACGCGATC contains:
- the pqqA gene encoding pyrroloquinoline quinone precursor peptide PqqA produces the protein MKWAAPIVSEICVGMEVTSYESAEIDTFN
- the fhcD gene encoding formylmethanofuran--tetrahydromethanopterin N-formyltransferase yields the protein MSDFTLNGIKVEDTFAEAFDVAGTAIIVTNDTPKWAMIAATVMTGFATSVIGCGAEAGIDAELSPEETPDGRPGVRILLFGFEPNGLKDQLLKRVGQCILTCPGTACFAGVEGPTKIKLGGAIRYFGDGFAVAKRLPDHEGKMRRYWRIPVMDGEFLCEDSVRAVDGAVGGGNLLFLGRKHADTLVVAEIAVEAAKAIPGAILPFPGGIVRSGSKVGGRTKGMMASTNDAYCPTLKGRAGSALPPECGVVLEIVIDALTSQGVSDSMRAALHAATEIGAKHGLVAVTAGNYGGNLGRHHYHLRDLLEKPAA
- a CDS encoding formylmethanofuran dehydrogenase subunit A; the protein is MLTRIHGGRVVDPTAGRDAIGDVWIEDGRVVAPSERAPDQTIDATGCVVMAGGVEVHSHIAGGNVVMSRLLLPDLYVSESAPNGHPFAHAGGSGSWIGANYARMGYTTAVEPALPPSNALATHLELADIPLLDRGGLAVLGNDDHLLQLLRDGEGKQAVRDLVQQTLAHSRGLGVKCINAGGASAFKDGVLKLSLDDEIPCYGLSTRKIMSALLDAVEEIGVPHPLHVHCNNLGLPGADDSLVATLEAAEGRRIHFAHAQFYAYGVVDPENPMTGGFRSAAERINAAMEEHPNATYDVGQVVFGQTVTISLDILRQFGGRKGAKPKKWVIQAGDAEGGGVVPFLYRPRGPVSSLQWAIGLELMLLSSNPERTILTTDHPNGGVFTEYPRIIHLLMDAEERAKEIATLPAIVGERSGLPKIEREYSFSEIAQLTRSGPAKLLGLTDRGHLREGAKADVAIYRDDKDRTAMFSHAKLVLKDGQPIVEDGEVVAWFSGKTLSLDVEADAGMEKRAESYLQDRFGAGLDTFAVPDAAFPENTGTFEDVACRA
- the pqqB gene encoding pyrroloquinoline quinone biosynthesis protein PqqB, translated to MHVVILGSAAGGGVPQWNCRCSICSLAWAGDSRVRPRTQSSLAVSPDGERWLLLNASPDIRQQIQANPQMHPREGLRHSPIHAVLLTNGDVDHVAGLLTLREGQPFTLYATPGILASVSDNRVFDVMAAEVVKRQTIALNETFEPVPGLSVTLFSVPGKVPLWLEDASMEIGAETETTVGTMIEAGGKRLAYIPGCARVTADLKARIAGADALLFDGTVLEDDDMIRAGVGTKTGWRMGHIQMNGETGSIATLADIEIGRRVFVHINNTNPVLVEDSPERASVEELGWTVAHDGLTLDL
- a CDS encoding formylmethanofuran dehydrogenase subunit C: MSTLRLRGDLPERVDLLNITPLALSGLSEAEAGKLAIGTSRRGLTLGDVFEISLDGSDRLVIEGGSSRLDRVGAALSQGEIRVEGDVGQRLGEGMAAGTLTVTGSAGPYAATGATGGTITIQGDAGDHAGGAVYAAKAGLDGATLVIEGRAGDHLGDRMRRGMILAGSAGAYAGSRMIAGTIIVSGAIGDHPGYGMRRGTLIAGSHGALLPTFVETGTPDLVFVRLLAQSLKRLGAAQAGLLGGTLRRYSGDLATLGKGELFVPA
- a CDS encoding sensor histidine kinase; the protein is MRSLRVRFALLLGGTALIALLAAAGVLWSIRLTENVIERTLAAQHRLELLAELSGRLAQYGFAAIDSVGNPDAPPEALSVTRDRVDQALNHVDDAIGNGMATSANLEDRIQYVARTRPLANVRAARAMLDRQVTLVRRETDPDRRKTAMQGALNAFGAMTGPPLSLLIEAERRSMTAGSAAARTLSQRLTAAALAATVLALAFVGVLYRSVTRPTLARIEEIRRAAGAVGSGALETRLSVETRDELGLLVANFNRMAARLARREGRLAADRAALEDTVEARTADLRAANERLEMVDRSRRRFFADVSHELRTPLTVILGECDLAQRTAERAAGRTIDHGPVFATIRKRAQRLKRRVEDLLRVARSESGQIELDRRAVSAVEVLTDAVDSAGSEAARRRVELVLEPGDHDIEIAADPEWLRQVVESLIDNALRHATGLTRITVSLSEHGTPQGSRALVTIDDDGPGFPAGGDGLFERFRREARSGEAGFGIGLALARWVVERHDGAISLGGAEHGGARVVIDLPSLDDGVAPEFHGAGHERIGAA
- the pqqC gene encoding pyrroloquinoline-quinone synthase PqqC, translating into MTAQFPPPVPDAEQRLLSHEELEAALRDIGARRYHNLHPFHRLLHDGKLSKDQVRAWALNRYYYQAMIPVKDAALLARLPDAQLRRIWRQRIVDHDGDHEGDGGIERWLKLAEGVGFTRDYVLSTKGILSATRFSVDAYVHFVSERSLLEAIASSLTEMFSPTIISERVAGMLKNYDFITKDTLAYFDKRLTQAPRDADFALDYVKRHATTPEMQRAAMEALTFKCNVLWTQLDALYFAYVAPGLVPPDAWQPGEGLVAEASPAAATAQPAAFSGSDVPRLPRGVRLRFDEVRNKHVLLAPERTFDLDDNAVAVLKLVDGQNTVSQIARILGQTYDADPAIIEADILPMLAGLAQKRVLER
- the fhcB gene encoding formyltransferase/hydrolase complex subunit B, which translates into the protein MAAWVKGGAADGDAAVEAAADLLAASRVPVLAGLSAEVSALRAAYRLAETLGASLDPVSGPSVYAELGALSAGGAMSTTRAETIGRADVVLIVGNRPWDGELVAEIAAAAPRRGRAAGTERALLSLGGPQNGAIRHVAYAADAGGLAISLGHLRAFAKGHLAGEAAFADLAKRLFAAQYGVVVYDPEEVGELGTEMLQGLIRDLNESTRFFALSLADPFQGRAAVQLSAWTTGQAPRVGFGRHQPEHDSWRFDSARQIAAGEADAVLWLASLPAPRPTWLGSLPTIAIVGEGSQEAAGETAEVVITVGVPGQSVGGALWNERRGAIAYAEASDPSKTQAETETAAGVLTRIRDRLIEKGVSC
- a CDS encoding response regulator transcription factor → MTTRVLIVEDDIDIRGILARGLEAEGFSVGVAGRVEDALSAARDDAPEAVVLDITLPDGSGHDVCRSLREGGYPGAILFLSARDEVRDRAEGLALGADDYIVKPFVFDELLARLQVHLLRRREADTPRTVFTAGRLTLDVNIRQVSFGEASARLTPREAELLALLMQEVNRPISRGEIFDRLWASQGGLSLNVVDVYVGYLRSKLSDFVRLGGPVIVTVRGKGFMLDLRGQDFRH
- the pqqE gene encoding pyrroloquinoline quinone biosynthesis protein PqqE; amino-acid sequence: MNAPTPAPSPVDVIPAPVGLLAELTHRCPLRCPYCSNPLELDRRSAELDTQTWLRVLTEAAGLGVLHVHLSGGEPTARPDIVEITAKCAELGLYSNLITSGVGGALAKLDALYDVGLDHVQLSVQGVDAANAEKIGGLKNAQPQKMQFAARVTELGLPLTLNSVIHRGNIHEVPGFIDLAVKLGAKRLEVAHTQYYGWAYVNRAALMPDKSQVDESIRIVEAARERLKGQLVIDLVVPDYYAKYPKACAGGWGRKLMNVTPQGKVLPCHAAETIPGLEFWYVGDHSLGDIWTQSPAFAAYRGTGWMKEPCRSCDRREKDWGGCRCQALALTGDAANTDPACSLSPLHGKMRDLAKEEAAETPPDYIYRSIGTNVQNPLSEKAPL